The genomic window TACTCAAGCAACAGTTGACATGACGTCACGTGGGAGGGGCTACATATAGTCTTAAAAAAGGTGTCGATCTCCGTCGCAACCTACTCATATTTGGCTGGATTTTACGCACGCATGAAGAAACACAGCGTCGGTCGGCGACTTCAGCGGAGATTATACGAAGCTCTGGGACATTCGTATTCTTGTCTTTTCGTCAATAACCCAAAAATTACTCATAACGCTAGCAAAATGACGGGCTCTGATATTTCCCACGTCCTGAAGGAAGGAGAGCTAGAAAAGAGGAGCGACAATCTCCTCCAGTTCTGGAGGAGGAAGACGTGCGTTCTCACCACGGACAGCCTGAACATCTACACCGACACTCAGAAGAAGAACAAGAGCAAAGAGCTCAAGCTGCAGTCCATTAAGAAAGTGGATTGTGTGGAGCGCACCGGGAAGTTCGTGTACTTCACTATTGTGACTACAGACAATAAGGAGATTGACTTCAGGTGCTCGGGCGAGGAGAACTGCTGGAATGCCGTGATCACAATGGCTCTGATTGACTTTCAGaacagaaaagccattcaggaCTTTAAAACACGACAGGAATCGGAGAACTCTTCTCTGGGACAGCAAGAGAGATGCAACGCTAGAGCACCTTGAGATGTTGCAAATTCAAGCCATACatggtgagaaataaattaTGCTATACTTAGCGAGTAGGCTACGTTGTTTGACATAAGTTGATCTGAATACAAGCTATCAATTGAATAGTATACTTAACACTTGAGTAATGTTATGGTTTGAATGTAGGAAAACTTATTCTCCCTTTTTGTTTCATTTAGAGATACAGCGAACTGAATCTTGAAGTTTGGACCAAAGCGAAGCATGTCAGCATGTCTGAAAGGAGCCCATGTGCTCAGAATAAGGACTGTGGTTGAGCTGGTCTGTGAAGGTCTTCGGAATAAACCTGCAATGATTTCAACAAGCAAAACCCTCAAAAAAGACTGAATCCTTGAACTTTCTTAACCGCCTCCATAAGGCTCTGGATATGTACATGTAAatgtatctatttatttttccaAAGGAAtgctgcaaataccaatgttgTATTAAGTTATTTCAtgatgtatgtatttatttaaataaatttgcataAAACTGAGTTTGCATTTGGACTTCATCTAtaatgaatgattttttttattagtatgaaaacaaaatcaggtaacactttacaatgaggTTTTTTAACATTGAATAAAACACTTGTAaagcatttatattaatttcaattgctaaaatcaaaagttatctgttaatattatataatggaCCTAAACCAGTTGTAATACTAGCAAATTGACCTTATTAGTGTTACCGAAACTCATTtataatatctcacaatttttcatatcataATGTGGTTTTATAGTCCTTGTACATCAGGCTAAGCCTAATTAAAAGAACAATATGGCATTTCAgctttaacatgtttctagaaGTTTTAATTGCCGTTATTATATTTTGTGGCTTTTGTCTAAAAGAAAACCAGGCATTTCTTGAGGGAGTGGAAAGTCCCTTGTAGTGGAAGTGACTTGTTCATTCAGAAATGTGGTGTCATTGATTGTGCGTCAGATAAATGGCTCAATAGACCTGTTGTATAGCATTGCTATACGCTTATGTTATGAGCCACACCCAGTGAGAATGCTAACTTTTATTTTACtgcaatattttaattttaaataagacAAGAGCCAATAATTTGGGTGTTTTATTGAGGCTATAATTTTCACATTTGCCCTTTGAACAGGTGTAGGTGTATAGGAAAGATTGTAAACTCTGTGATCCACCCTATACAATAAACGCTGCCGCCTTATCAAGCAAAAATCATGTGATGAAACCGCTCATCATTACACGTTATAAATGTGTGTCATTTGTTCAATCAgcattaaaaaagtatgtttgttTAGACGGTTTTATCGGACGCACGCGCGTTGCCATGGTTACGCGTTAACTTCCGGTCTGTGTTTGTTGAAGGGGTCTGATAGTAACTTTGTCACATTCAAGTTTGGCCAAGTAACGACTATTTTCTTCGACTGGTAACCCAAAATAATACTGGTTAGCTAAAGTAAGTtcacttgttatttattttgcttgttaTCAGAAATGATAGTCTAGCAACTGTGTTGATACTTTGTGGAAGTCTACCGGAAGTTAAGTTTGGGCCACAAAACGTTTGTTTATGTTGTTGCCATTGAAACAGTCTATAGCCAAAAGGATATTATCATTGATTCTTGTTCAATATAATGCCTTCAGGTGTCAAACTAGGTTTGGTTGAAGTCAGTGCATGTGTCGGAGTAGCCTAAGTGTGAAAACCAAAGCTCTCGGTGGTATTACATAGCTTTACAGATTATTGAGCGCTGGGCTTTGAAGTTGTATTTAGCTGCTATATGGATCAAAGGACACACTGATCTAAGGAGCAGCATCCAGTCAAGAAATATGTCCGGCTCATTTCTGCCCCCTCAGCTATGGGCTCCTGACAGACTTGGTGGCTCAGTTTCACTTTGTATTCTCTTCTGGGGCCTGGAGGTCTGGAAGTGTCCGGATATCTGGATGGAGACATTTA from Chanodichthys erythropterus isolate Z2021 chromosome 24, ASM2448905v1, whole genome shotgun sequence includes these protein-coding regions:
- the phlda2 gene encoding pleckstrin homology-like domain family A member 2, which encodes MKKHSVGRRLQRRLYEALGHSYSCLFVNNPKITHNASKMTGSDISHVLKEGELEKRSDNLLQFWRRKTCVLTTDSLNIYTDTQKKNKSKELKLQSIKKVDCVERTGKFVYFTIVTTDNKEIDFRCSGEENCWNAVITMALIDFQNRKAIQDFKTRQESENSSLGQQERCNARAP